The following proteins are encoded in a genomic region of Terriglobales bacterium:
- a CDS encoding MmgE/PrpD family protein — protein sequence MASMTEFITAKRQAETHPAVERIGAFAVAARPEHLATDIRQLFKRNILDSIGCAIAAVAGPSLRALRDQIEEYRAPGRCTLIGGGKT from the coding sequence ATGGCTAGTATGACTGAATTCATTACAGCTAAGCGGCAGGCAGAGACACACCCGGCCGTTGAACGGATCGGCGCCTTTGCAGTTGCCGCCCGACCGGAGCACCTGGCAACCGATATTCGGCAGCTTTTCAAGCGCAACATTCTGGACAGCATAGGGTGCGCGATCGCCGCTGTTGCTGGTCCGTCGCTCCGAGCGCTACGCGACCAGATCGAAGAATATCGGGCCCCGGGTCGTTGCACGTTGATTGGCGGCGGCAAGAC